The following DNA comes from Candidatus Aminicenantes bacterium.
TGGGCATGGCCCTCGAAAACGAGAAAGTCCTGCGCTATTACCCGGGCCAGGCGTCGATCGGCCTGGCCGTGCTCATCAACCAGTACGTGGAGCGGGTGGTCAGGCACCGCCCGCAGCTGGGGAAATACCAGACCCTGTCCGGCCTGCGCGGCGGCTGGCAGGCCTTGCGCTCGGCCGATCTGCCCATGGAGCTGACCGTGGAGTGTGAAGAGGGCACTTTCCGCGGCGAATTCGTCCTGGCCGTCTTTAACAACATCCGCTACTACGCGGCCGGGAAAATGGCCACACCGCGGGCGCGCACCGATGACGGTCTGCTGGACGCCTTCCTGGTCAAGAATTGTTCCTTCTCGCGCCTGGCCTACATCACCTTCCTGACCCCGTCCGCCGCCTACTCCGAAAAAAAGGAAACCCTGACCATCCAGGCGCCGCGCTTCATTGTCAAGGCGAAAAAGCCTTTTGCCGTACAGATCGACGGCGAGATCCTGACCGCGGCCGCCGCCCCCCGCCAATTCAGGAAGATCGAATTCGCCTCCGCGCCGCGGGCGCTGAAAATCATTTCTTGACTTCCGCGATTGTGTTATAATTTTTTAAGCGAACGGGGGTCACCCATGAAATGCAAGATATTCTCCGGACAGGGCGTTGAACTGGAAAAAAAAATCAACGAGTGGCTGACGCCGAACATGGAACTGCGCCAGATCGGCCAGAGCACGGTTAGCGCCATGGTCAACGACAAGACCGTCCCCTATACCATCATCTCCATTTTTTACCGGGAAAAGGGGATCGTCGAGCAACGCAATCTGGAATAGTTTCCGAGCCTGGATGAAATTGCCGGAGAAGGGAATCGAACCCTTACAAGGAAAATCCTCGTCAGATTTTGAGTCTGATGCGTCTGCCAATTCCGCCACTCCGGCTCATTGATGGGATATTATAAATAGCGGCGCGTTTTTTGTCAACCCGCCGGTCAGCAGCATTTGCAAATCAGTCATAGGCGGGATTATAATCCGCTTTTTAAGGAGGCACGATGAAAAAACCGTTGCTTTTTTGCGCCGCCCTGTTGGCCATGGCCGTTCCAACTCTCGCGCAGCAGAGTCCGGACCAGTTCCTGGGCTTCACGCTCGGCTCCGACCGCAACCTGGCCGGCTACAGCCAGATCCACGAGTATTTCCGGCAGCTCAGCCTGAAATCGCAGCGGATCAAACTCGTCACCCTGGGCAAAACGACCAAGGGCAACGACCTGTTCATGGCCGTCATCTCCGCCGCCCAGAACCTGCAGGATTTGGAAAAATACACCGCCATCACCCGCCAGCTGGCCCAGGCCGAGATCGATGTGCCGACGGCCGAGCAGCTGGCCGCCAGCGGCAAAGCCGTCGTCTTCGTCACCTGCAACATCCATGCCACCGAGATCGCCTCGTCGCAAATGACGATGGAATTGGCTTATCGCCTGGCCACCGGCAACACGGAGGAAATTCTCGCCATATTGGACAACGTCATCCTGGTCCTGTTCCCTTCGGTCAACCCCGACGGGCAGATCATGGAAGTGGAGTGGTACAACAAGACCAAGGGGACGGAATACGAAGGCACCGGTGTTCCCTACCTGTATCACTGGTATGCCGGCCACGATGACAACCGCGACTGGTTCAAAATCAGCCTGAAAGAAACTGAATTGATCGTCAAGGAAATCTATCATAAATGGTTCCCGCAGATCCTTGTCGATGAGCACCAGATGGGCAGCAGCGGCGACCGCTTGTTCGTCCCGCCCTACCAGGACCCGCCCACGCCGGGCATCCATCCCCTGGTCTGGCGCGCCGTCAACCTCATCGGTTCGCGCATCGCCTATGACCTCGAAAAATTGGACTTCAAGGGCGTGGCCTCGCGCGGGTTTTTCACCGGCTGGTGGATCGGCTCGCTCGACGACACGACCTGGTTCCACAATATCCCCGGTATCCTCTTCGAGGGCGCCTCGGTGCGCCTGGCCACGCCGATCTACATCGAACCCGAAGAAGTGGAAAGCGCCGAAAGCTTCAGGAACGAAGAAAGGGTTTTCAGCCCCAATCCCTGGAAGGGGGGATGGTGGCGGTTGGCCGACCTGGTGACTTACGACCTGCAGGCAACCCTGTCGGTGTTGAACACCGCCGTCCGCCAGCGCCAGGAACTGCTCTACAACACCTACCAGATTGCCCGGGAAAATATCGCCCGCGGCAACAGCGAAGCGCCCTACGCCTTCATCGTTCCGCGCCAGCAGCACGATCCGGCGACAGCCGAACGCTTCATCAAGATCCTGCTCAAATCGAATATTCGCGTCTTCCAGCTCACCCACCCGGCGCGCGTCGGCGACACGATGTTCGACAAAAAGTCCTATGTCGTGCCCATGGCCCAGCCGTACCGCGCGTTTGTCAAGAACATATTCGAGAACCAGCATTACCCCGATATCCGCAAGAATCCGAAGGCCGACCCGGAGCCGCCCTACGACATGGCCGCCTGGACCCTGCCCCTGGGCATGGGCGTCAAGACGGTCGCGGTCAATGAACCGCTCAAGGCCCTGCTGGAACCGGTCAGCCCGGAGCAGTTCCAGAAAAACCAATTCCCGGAAGAGCTCGAGGAATACATCATACTCGATTCGCGCTGCAACCATTCCTTCCGGGCCGCGTTCGAACTTCTGGGCAAGGGCAAAACGGTTTATCGCAACCGCGAACATCCGGATTTTTCTCCCGGTTCATTCCTGGTCAGAAAGAGCGAGGCGCTGGAAATATTGAAATCCATCCACAACGAGGCCCCGCTGCAGCTGACTTCCAGAAAAGAGATCCCGCTGCAGCAATTCCGCCGCCTGCGCCCGTTCAAAGCCGGGCTCTATCAAAACTGGGGGCACAACATGAGCGAGGG
Coding sequences within:
- a CDS encoding diacylglycerol kinase family protein produces the protein MEKVAILFNPSSGKGRAGQKRRSLQKCLKENGVAYDWFESRHEDDLRDLVRATAADYQTLVAAGGDTTMLIVINEMMRLKADNALGMIGLGSCNDVVREFEIHTLKRACAAIKRNRFRRIDLGMALENEKVLRYYPGQASIGLAVLINQYVERVVRHRPQLGKYQTLSGLRGGWQALRSADLPMELTVECEEGTFRGEFVLAVFNNIRYYAAGKMATPRARTDDGLLDAFLVKNCSFSRLAYITFLTPSAAYSEKKETLTIQAPRFIVKAKKPFAVQIDGEILTAAAAPRQFRKIEFASAPRALKIIS
- a CDS encoding M14 family metallopeptidase, which translates into the protein MKKPLLFCAALLAMAVPTLAQQSPDQFLGFTLGSDRNLAGYSQIHEYFRQLSLKSQRIKLVTLGKTTKGNDLFMAVISAAQNLQDLEKYTAITRQLAQAEIDVPTAEQLAASGKAVVFVTCNIHATEIASSQMTMELAYRLATGNTEEILAILDNVILVLFPSVNPDGQIMEVEWYNKTKGTEYEGTGVPYLYHWYAGHDDNRDWFKISLKETELIVKEIYHKWFPQILVDEHQMGSSGDRLFVPPYQDPPTPGIHPLVWRAVNLIGSRIAYDLEKLDFKGVASRGFFTGWWIGSLDDTTWFHNIPGILFEGASVRLATPIYIEPEEVESAESFRNEERVFSPNPWKGGWWRLADLVTYDLQATLSVLNTAVRQRQELLYNTYQIARENIARGNSEAPYAFIVPRQQHDPATAERFIKILLKSNIRVFQLTHPARVGDTMFDKKSYVVPMAQPYRAFVKNIFENQHYPDIRKNPKADPEPPYDMAAWTLPLGMGVKTVAVNEPLKALLEPVSPEQFQKNQFPEELEEYIILDSRCNHSFRAAFELLGKGKTVYRNREHPDFSPGSFLVRKSEALEILKSIHNEAPLQLTSRKEIPLQQFRRLRPFKAGLYQNWGHNMSEGWLRYVFDEYKIPYETVHPQDVAKKNFAAKYDLLVFAGASESEIESGKPPKKLEKWETPAPPEFSGGIGEKGEKLLKEMVKSGKTLIFMDDSCNYAINKFKMPVTNIMEENSKVTCPGSYLRVDVKESPLTAGMEKTAAVFFRSSPTFETSPPRSANENRSTPLVFPERDLLLSGWLEGESELVRKSLLVDFRQDKGRIILIGPDLIHRTHSEGTYKIMFNALLGAAEVQ